The Sesamum indicum cultivar Zhongzhi No. 13 linkage group LG6, S_indicum_v1.0, whole genome shotgun sequence genome has a segment encoding these proteins:
- the LOC105165768 gene encoding lipid phosphate phosphatase epsilon 2, chloroplastic isoform X1: MSAIFVSSLAVASFSASQSRKPQKPIKICAKSLRFGGLFGRRQSVCWATLRNQSIMTNPIEVRITDEGVKAFEQEALVEDSTNLGAGGLEATLNGLSKWFVSALFAAIILWRHDAEALWAAMGAVLNAVLSITLKKVLNQERPISTSRSDPGMPSSHAQSIFYTITFLNLSMLEWYGVNALTATLSGFFLIVGSYFSWLRVSQRLHTLSQVIVGAVLGSFFSIFWSWLWNSFILKFFISFLWVRIVVILGAIGYCSAFLIHVYRTWILEEL; the protein is encoded by the exons ATGTCAGCTATTTTTGTATCGTCCCTCGCAGTTGCTAGTTTTAGTGCGTCCCAGTCAAGAAAACCTCAGAAACCCATTAAAATTTGCGCCAAAAGTCTGCGTTTTGGGGGACTATTCGGTCGCAGACAATCTGTTTGTTGGGCTACTTTGAGAAATCAGAGTATTATGACGAATCCTATTGAAGTTCGTATAACTGATGAGGGTGTTAAAGCTTTTGAGCAGGAAGCCCTTGTGGAAGACTCAACGAATTTGGGGGCTGGTGGGCTTGAAGCTACTCTCAATGGTTTG AGCAAGTGGTTTGTCTCAGCACTTTTTGCTGCAATCATCCTCTGGAGGCATGATGCCGAAGCATTATGGGCTGCTATGGGTGCTGTTCTCAATGCTGTGCTCTCGATCACACTtaagaaagtactaaaccaAGAAAGGCCAATATCTACGTCAAGATCAGACCCGGGAATGCCTTCTTCTCATGCGCAGTCCATCTTCTATACTATAACATTTCTCAATCTGTCAA TGCTAGAGTGGTACGGGGTGAATGCACTTACGGCAACACTAAgcggattttttttaattgttggtTCTTATTTT TCATGGCTACGGGTTTCTCAACGACTTCATACACTTAGCCAGGTCATCGTGGGAGCTGTTCTCGGATcctttttctccattttctgGTCCTGGTTATGGAATAGCTTCatactaaaatttttcatatccTTCTTGTGGGTTAGAATTGTGGTTATTCTTGGTGCAATCGGATACTGTTCGGCTTTTCTTATCCACGTTTATCGTACCTGGATTCTGGAAGAACTATGA
- the LOC105165770 gene encoding putative pentatricopeptide repeat-containing protein At3g47840, giving the protein MEINMLELNSQLKCLTKAGDLRSARNLFDRLPHRDEISWTTMISGYVNASDSSEALSLFSKMWVAPCVRMDPFILSLALKACGLSVDVKFGEMLHGYSVKTGLVSSVFVGSAMLDMYMKNGRVFDGCRFFDDMPLRNVVSWTAIITGLVRAGFNSQGLSYFAKMWRDGVDYDSYTFAIALKACADLEILNYGKEIHARTMKKGVDTTSYVANSLATMYNKCGKLEYGLRLFGNMSKPDVVSWTSIITTHVQRGQEQQGIDSFLRMRECDVCPNEYTYAAVISGIANIARLDWGQQLHAHVLQVGLAGSLSVANSLMTMYSKCGNSNSASIIFHEMTVRDVISWSTIIAGYSQGGCGEEAFELLSWMRREGPKPTEFALSSVLSVCGSMAILDHGRQIHAYALTVGLDQTAMIRSALINMYSKCGSIAEAEKSFSMSENDDIVSWTAMINGYAEHGYSQEAIGLFEKICHVGLRPDSVTFIGVLSACSHVGLLDLGFHYFDSMTNEYRINPSKEHYGCMIDLLCRAGRLREAENMIRSMPFERDDVVWSSLLRASREHGDVECGRIAAEHLLQLDPDCAGTHITLANIYASTGKWREAADVRKLMKSKGVIKEPGWSWIKVKDQVSAFVSGDKSHTQAEDIYNILELLASKEELTIQDLASILYVSEG; this is encoded by the coding sequence ATGGAAATCAACATGCTGGAACTCAACTCACAGTTGAAGTGCCTAACAAAAGCTGGCGACTTGAGAAGTGCCCGCAACTTGTTCGATAGATTGCCTCACAGAGATGAAATTTCTTGGACTACTATGATTTCGGGTTATGTCAATGCTTCGGATTCATCTGAAGCTTTGTCTTTGTTTTCTAAGATGTGGGTTGCTCCGTGTGTCCGAATGGACCCCTTCATACTTAGCCTTGCTCTAAAGGCATGTGGGCTAAGTGTGGATGTGAAATTTGGGGAAATGCTGCATGGGTATTCAGTGAAAACTGGTTTAGTTAGTTCAGTTTTTGTAGGGAGTGCAATGCTTGATATGTACATGAAAAATGGGAGAGTTTTTGACGGTTGTAGATTCTTTGATGATATGCCATTAAGGAATGTAGTGTCTTGGACTGCCATTATCACGGGGCTTGTTCGTGCCGGATTTAATTCTCAGGGGTTGTCATATTTTGCTAAAATGTGGAGGGATGGTGTTGACTATGACTCTTATACGTTTGCCATTGCATTGAAGGCGTGTGCTGATCTGGAGATTTTAAATTACGGAAAGGAGATTCATGCACGAACAATGAAGAAGGGTGTAGATACGACTTCATATGTGGCTAATAGTCTTGCGACCATGTATAACAAGTGTGGGAAACTAGAATATGGTTTGCGTCTGTTTGGAAACATGAGCAAACCAGATGTGGTATCTTGGACCTCCATAATAACCACACATGTCCAGAGAGGCCAAGAGCAACAGggaattgattcatttttgCGGATGAGAGAGTGTGATGTGTGCCCTAATGAGTATACCTATGCAGCAGTTATTTCAGGCATTGCAAATATTGCAAGACTTGATTGGGGTCAGCAATTGCATGCACATGTTTTGCAAGTAGGTCTTGCAGGTTCATTATCCGTGGCAAATTCCCTCATGACAATGTATTCGAAATGTGGAAATTCTAATTCagcttcaattatttttcatgaaatgacTGTAAGAGATGTCATTTCATGGAGTACAATTATTGCAGGTTATTCTCAAGGGGGTTGCGGAGAGGAGGCTTTTGAGCTTCTGTCATGGATGAGAAGAGAGGGGCCGAAGCCAACTGAATTTGCTCTCTCTAGCGTACTAAGTGTTTGTGGAAGTATGGCAATTCTTGATCATGGTAGACAGATTCATGCTTATGCATTGACTGTTGGTTTAGACCAAACGGCTATGATAAGAAGTGCTTTGATTAATATGTACTCAAAATGTGGGAGCATAGCAGAGGCAGAAAAAAGTTTTTCTATGTCAGAGAATGATGATATAGTGTCATGGACAGCCATGATTAATGGATATGCTGAACATGGATACAGCCAAGAAGCTATTggattatttgaaaaaatttgtcaTGTTGGTTTGAGGCCAGATTCTGTTACATTTATTGGCGTTCTTAGTGCTTGTAGCCATGTTGGACTTCTCGATCTTGGCTTTCACTATTTTGATTCAATGACTAATGAGTACAGAATAAATCCTTCTAAAGAACATTACGGTTGCATGATTGATCTCCTATGTCGAGCTGGTCGACTACGTGAAGCTGAGAATATGATAAGAAGCATGCCATTTGAACGGGATGATGTTGTTTGGTCAAGTCTGCTAAGAGCCAGTAGAGAACATGGTGATGTGGAATGTGGAAGGATTGCAGCAGAGCATCTACTTCAACTAGATCCAGATTGTGCAGGGACCCATATCACACTGGCTAACATTTATGCTTCAACAGGGAAATGGAGAGAAGCAGCAGATGTGAGGAAACTGATGAAATCAAAAGGTGTTATCAAGGAACCTGGATGGTCTTGGATAAAAGTCAAGGATCAGGTTTCTGCTTTTGTTTCTGGTGACAAGTCTCATACACAGGCTGAAGACATATATAACATTTTGGAGTTATTAGCTTCAAAAGAAGAACTCACTATCCAGGACCTTGCTTCAATCCTGTATGTTTCCGAAGGATAA
- the LOC105165768 gene encoding lipid phosphate phosphatase epsilon 2, chloroplastic isoform X2: protein MRVLKLLSRKPLWKTQRIWGLVGLKLLSMVWLSKWFVSALFAAIILWRHDAEALWAAMGAVLNAVLSITLKKVLNQERPISTSRSDPGMPSSHAQSIFYTITFLNLSMLEWYGVNALTATLSGFFLIVGSYFSWLRVSQRLHTLSQVIVGAVLGSFFSIFWSWLWNSFILKFFISFLWVRIVVILGAIGYCSAFLIHVYRTWILEEL, encoded by the exons ATGAGGGTGTTAAAGCTTTTGAGCAGGAAGCCCTTGTGGAAGACTCAACGAATTTGGGGGCTGGTGGGCTTGAAGCTACTCTCAATGGTTTGGTTG AGCAAGTGGTTTGTCTCAGCACTTTTTGCTGCAATCATCCTCTGGAGGCATGATGCCGAAGCATTATGGGCTGCTATGGGTGCTGTTCTCAATGCTGTGCTCTCGATCACACTtaagaaagtactaaaccaAGAAAGGCCAATATCTACGTCAAGATCAGACCCGGGAATGCCTTCTTCTCATGCGCAGTCCATCTTCTATACTATAACATTTCTCAATCTGTCAA TGCTAGAGTGGTACGGGGTGAATGCACTTACGGCAACACTAAgcggattttttttaattgttggtTCTTATTTT TCATGGCTACGGGTTTCTCAACGACTTCATACACTTAGCCAGGTCATCGTGGGAGCTGTTCTCGGATcctttttctccattttctgGTCCTGGTTATGGAATAGCTTCatactaaaatttttcatatccTTCTTGTGGGTTAGAATTGTGGTTATTCTTGGTGCAATCGGATACTGTTCGGCTTTTCTTATCCACGTTTATCGTACCTGGATTCTGGAAGAACTATGA